A single genomic interval of Halobacillus halophilus DSM 2266 harbors:
- a CDS encoding STAS domain-containing protein — MKQVERVFPLPYYRINKNFHIYAYSKEACDLHGIKEHLLDIFDEESLIKIKETVKPEVHKASLEVHLKPLNKQDSIKTADMYVSWENDLYAEVLLHVKDERLSKVTHTLTQLRSRLNDTNFELLEEKEKLEEAIEQSNRLSAPFIVLSSDTAMIPLFGDITTEKMQAVEDSLLKYSQREEIDRLLFDFTGVGEFNRDGLHVLTDMMKSMFYMGAEIIMIGIQPRQAKQLNDLKLPLEINYMHSLQQAVAKYCAQ, encoded by the coding sequence ATGAAACAAGTTGAACGCGTTTTTCCCCTGCCTTACTATCGTATCAATAAAAACTTCCATATATATGCTTATTCTAAAGAAGCTTGTGATTTGCACGGGATAAAAGAACATTTGCTTGATATTTTTGATGAAGAGAGCCTCATAAAAATAAAAGAAACGGTGAAACCAGAGGTTCACAAAGCCTCCCTGGAAGTGCATTTAAAACCTTTGAATAAGCAGGATTCTATAAAAACGGCTGATATGTACGTCTCATGGGAGAATGATTTATATGCTGAAGTTCTATTACACGTGAAAGACGAGCGACTCTCTAAGGTTACCCATACATTAACCCAGCTTCGAAGTCGTTTAAATGACACAAATTTTGAACTTCTTGAAGAGAAAGAGAAATTAGAAGAAGCGATAGAGCAAAGCAATCGTTTATCTGCTCCATTTATTGTGCTTTCGTCGGACACAGCAATGATCCCTTTGTTTGGAGATATTACCACAGAGAAAATGCAAGCTGTAGAAGATAGTTTACTGAAGTATTCGCAGAGGGAAGAGATTGATCGACTGCTATTTGATTTCACAGGAGTAGGTGAATTTAACAGGGATGGGCTCCATGTTCTAACAGATATGATGAAGTCTATGTTTTATATGGGAGCTGAAATAATTATGATAGGCATCCAGCCCCGCCAGGCAAAACAGTTGAATGACTTAAAGCTCCCGCTGGAAATAAATTATATGCACTCCCTGCAGCAGGCTGTAGCTAAATACTGTGCACAATGA
- a CDS encoding cobalamin B12-binding domain-containing protein produces the protein MNVQHKQLAQYFLSGDEDGALDYMEELMKVHSKAFLYEEIITPAMYYIGELWEQNKITVADEHLATAICDFSLSRLESELKPIRGKHQKNYKALLFGVEDEQHYIGLKMVADTFKEQGWRVRYLGPNLSMEHSMSQIEKFRPDVIGLSAALSYRLPVLKKVIHRFMELEWKPLVMIGGRMAKKFQLDEFESAQVMVVKDLNHLYQWFNEGREGAINETS, from the coding sequence GTGAATGTACAACATAAACAACTAGCCCAGTACTTCTTAAGTGGGGATGAAGATGGGGCGTTAGACTATATGGAAGAGCTCATGAAGGTTCATTCGAAAGCGTTCCTTTATGAAGAAATCATTACCCCAGCTATGTATTATATTGGAGAACTATGGGAACAAAACAAAATAACTGTAGCTGACGAGCACCTGGCAACGGCTATTTGTGATTTTTCTTTGTCCAGATTAGAGTCCGAACTCAAACCGATTAGAGGCAAGCACCAAAAGAATTATAAAGCTCTGTTGTTCGGAGTTGAAGACGAGCAGCATTACATTGGTCTGAAGATGGTTGCGGACACCTTTAAAGAGCAAGGGTGGAGAGTAAGGTACCTTGGTCCGAATTTATCAATGGAGCATTCTATGAGTCAAATTGAAAAATTCCGTCCTGATGTCATTGGATTATCAGCTGCTTTGTCCTATCGTCTGCCGGTGCTGAAAAAAGTCATCCACCGTTTCATGGAATTGGAGTGGAAGCCTCTCGTTATGATTGGCGGGCGTATGGCTAAGAAGTTTCAGTTGGATGAATTCGAATCCGCACAGGTTATGGTGGTTAAAGATTTAAATCATTTATATCAGTGGTTTAATGAAGGAAGGGAAGGCGCAATAAATGAAACAAGTTGA
- a CDS encoding antibiotic biosynthesis monooxygenase family protein, with translation MFVVDSTVEVPEHKAEELINIYIKRSRLVDQAEGFISFQLLQKERKPGELTVHLEWESKSAYLKWARSDQFKKIHELERQYPDQELQGIVPKVSKYAVVAQ, from the coding sequence ATGTTTGTAGTTGACTCGACTGTAGAAGTGCCAGAGCATAAAGCTGAGGAGTTAATTAATATATATATAAAGCGATCTCGTCTGGTTGATCAGGCCGAGGGGTTTATTTCTTTTCAACTACTTCAAAAAGAGCGAAAACCTGGAGAGTTAACTGTACATTTGGAATGGGAATCTAAAAGTGCGTACTTGAAATGGGCAAGGAGCGACCAATTTAAGAAAATTCATGAGTTGGAACGCCAATATCCAGACCAGGAATTACAGGGCATTGTACCGAAAGTTTCCAAATATGCGGTGGTCGCTCAGTGA
- a CDS encoding VLRF1 family aeRF1-type release factor, with product MDLNKEIKKLEQIHLEKPQKVFSMYLNTDPSDPEQQGGEWKIHLKNGLNNFESYLQEDGDSEEKRNYWAVKEKVEQFIEENEQHFAKSVVLFATADDTVWFAERFQMPVKTEFYWEETPVLDQLKEMRQSFPKTGIVLTQKQQIKVIDAELGMLNDTQIFELDLNTEDWRQHQGPHRAQPSMGSGGAKSSQGDEYKERFEHNRYRWYKSVAPKIDKLAKKYEWERFYLVGDKEELKDLQDNMNKEAEDMVNKNLLDHEEMHVIDEVIKY from the coding sequence ATGGATTTAAACAAAGAAATTAAGAAATTAGAGCAAATTCATTTAGAGAAACCACAAAAAGTATTTTCAATGTATTTAAACACCGACCCTTCTGACCCGGAGCAACAAGGCGGGGAATGGAAGATACACTTGAAAAATGGATTAAATAACTTTGAATCTTATCTTCAGGAAGATGGAGATTCAGAGGAAAAACGAAATTATTGGGCTGTGAAGGAAAAAGTAGAACAGTTCATTGAGGAAAACGAACAGCACTTTGCCAAAAGTGTGGTTCTGTTCGCTACAGCGGATGATACTGTCTGGTTTGCCGAACGCTTCCAAATGCCTGTTAAAACGGAATTTTATTGGGAGGAAACTCCTGTACTCGATCAACTAAAAGAAATGCGTCAATCCTTCCCTAAAACGGGAATTGTATTAACGCAAAAACAACAAATTAAAGTTATTGATGCCGAACTAGGCATGTTGAATGATACTCAAATCTTTGAACTTGATTTGAATACAGAAGACTGGAGACAACACCAGGGTCCTCACCGTGCCCAGCCATCTATGGGATCCGGCGGAGCAAAATCTTCCCAGGGAGATGAGTATAAAGAACGCTTTGAGCATAACCGTTACCGTTGGTATAAGAGCGTTGCTCCTAAGATTGATAAGCTGGCTAAGAAATACGAATGGGAAAGATTTTATCTTGTCGGTGATAAAGAAGAACTTAAAGACCTACAAGATAATATGAACAAAGAAGCTGAAGATATGGTTAACAAAAACCTGCTCGATCATGAAGAAATGCATGTGATCGATGAAGTCATCAAATACTAA
- a CDS encoding DUF58 domain-containing protein, producing the protein MKQWKKDLGYENHKYYDFLLAMILLTGVLSLFLDQSILLIPTSLLVVIALSSKWYDRYSGSSLKLFNHRTSIRLFPGEDTSLRFRFRNNSKAPVLNGRLSFQSNSNIKADESFIRESAKGYLFSIPLSLMSEGEKEVRVPIKAEQRGVTKITDIQYRFPHLIKFSPISMDFLPLYETEIVIYPIQKPVYGIEEVFQVAPGEQRSSFSPFEDLLTPVGTRDYVSSDPFHRIHWKASAKTGTLQTKVFERQVDISWTIVVNVTQQTRLGNEHISRNLENLLSYASYLCHFAAQNNYDLEMLINMRRPHDRPFFFQPEGSGNQQLKDSLELLARIQVNQLFMPVEELMHRLHHELYKKKTIIIVGDIPEHTYRYIRKWSRKGMKVFQVQVEDGQAFLVPFSYRGASV; encoded by the coding sequence GTGAAACAGTGGAAGAAAGATCTTGGGTATGAAAATCATAAGTATTATGATTTTCTTTTAGCGATGATCTTATTGACGGGAGTATTAAGTCTTTTTCTCGATCAATCCATCCTTCTGATACCTACAAGTTTGCTTGTAGTTATTGCTCTTTCAAGTAAATGGTATGACAGATACAGCGGGTCATCACTGAAACTGTTTAATCATAGAACTTCCATTAGGTTATTTCCTGGAGAAGATACATCGCTTCGTTTTCGATTTAGAAATAATTCAAAAGCCCCTGTTTTAAACGGCCGGTTATCTTTTCAAAGCAACTCAAACATTAAAGCTGATGAATCTTTTATTCGAGAGAGTGCGAAAGGATATTTATTTTCAATCCCTCTTTCATTAATGAGCGAAGGGGAAAAGGAAGTGAGAGTTCCTATTAAAGCTGAGCAGCGTGGGGTTACTAAGATTACAGATATTCAGTATCGTTTTCCGCATTTAATTAAATTTTCTCCAATATCTATGGATTTCCTGCCGCTTTATGAGACGGAGATCGTGATTTACCCTATTCAAAAGCCGGTGTATGGAATAGAAGAAGTATTTCAAGTAGCGCCTGGTGAACAACGGTCTTCATTTTCCCCGTTTGAGGATTTACTTACTCCTGTAGGAACCAGGGATTATGTATCTTCTGATCCGTTTCATCGTATCCACTGGAAAGCAAGTGCTAAAACAGGCACGCTGCAAACTAAAGTTTTTGAACGCCAAGTAGATATAAGCTGGACAATCGTTGTAAATGTAACGCAGCAAACCCGGCTTGGGAATGAACACATATCAAGAAACTTAGAAAACTTATTATCTTATGCCAGTTACCTTTGTCATTTTGCTGCACAGAATAACTACGATTTGGAAATGCTAATTAATATGAGGAGACCGCATGACAGACCATTCTTTTTTCAGCCAGAAGGCAGTGGAAATCAACAATTGAAAGATTCTTTGGAGTTACTGGCGAGGATTCAAGTTAACCAGTTATTTATGCCAGTGGAAGAGCTAATGCACCGATTACATCATGAGCTCTACAAGAAGAAAACCATTATTATAGTTGGGGATATACCTGAACATACCTATCGATACATTAGAAAATGGAGCCGGAAAGGTATGAAAGTATTCCAAGTCCAAGTAGAAGACGGCCAAGCTTTCTTGGTGCCTTTTTCTTATAGGGGAGCATCTGTATGA
- a CDS encoding AAA family ATPase, with protein MGIKAEAVKKAHESINQVILGKGDVIELLFTAILADGHVLLESVPGSGKTKLAKSFAKIMDGKFSRVQFTPDVLPSDVTGIQFFNPKTQEFELREGPVMTNILLADEINRATPKTQSSLLEVMEEKQTTVDGETLQITPPLFVIATQNPIESSQGTFPLPEAQLDRFMFKIDMGYPSAEEERNILRTYQMDEPMHTLMADLHIEDILTLREEVKKMTIAEDTMNYLLDLVRLTRHNHDIELGVSTRGALVFMRACQAKALLNGRSYVTPEDVKELAPYVFEHRIVLSMEGSIRKTNSQVVSEIIEQVPVPVEAGDTR; from the coding sequence TTGGGTATAAAAGCAGAGGCTGTAAAGAAAGCGCACGAATCCATTAACCAGGTGATATTAGGAAAGGGAGATGTTATAGAGTTGTTATTTACAGCAATACTTGCAGATGGCCATGTGCTGCTGGAAAGTGTTCCAGGGTCAGGTAAGACAAAGCTGGCCAAGAGTTTTGCGAAGATCATGGATGGTAAGTTCAGCCGTGTCCAATTTACACCGGATGTGCTTCCCAGTGACGTGACAGGGATTCAATTTTTTAATCCGAAAACTCAGGAATTTGAATTACGAGAAGGCCCTGTTATGACGAACATTCTATTGGCTGATGAAATAAATCGTGCCACGCCTAAAACTCAGTCCAGTCTTTTGGAGGTTATGGAAGAAAAACAGACGACAGTAGATGGAGAAACGTTACAAATCACTCCTCCATTATTTGTAATCGCTACTCAGAACCCAATCGAGAGCAGTCAGGGGACCTTCCCTTTACCAGAAGCCCAACTCGATCGATTCATGTTTAAGATAGATATGGGCTATCCCTCAGCCGAAGAAGAAAGAAACATTCTGCGTACCTACCAAATGGATGAACCTATGCATACGTTAATGGCTGATCTTCATATTGAGGATATTCTGACTTTGCGGGAAGAAGTAAAAAAAATGACGATTGCTGAGGATACGATGAATTATTTATTGGACCTTGTACGTTTAACCAGGCATAATCACGATATTGAATTAGGAGTAAGCACTCGTGGAGCCTTAGTTTTTATGAGAGCCTGTCAGGCAAAAGCATTACTCAATGGGAGAAGTTATGTAACTCCTGAGGATGTTAAAGAACTGGCTCCTTATGTCTTTGAACATCGCATTGTCCTTTCAATGGAGGGTTCAATTCGTAAAACGAATTCTCAAGTGGTAAGTGAAATTATAGAACAAGTACCCGTACCTGTGGAAGCGGGAGATACACGGTGA
- a CDS encoding glycine betaine ABC transporter substrate-binding protein encodes MSNLRKWLPALFLGIVLVLAACGGGDDSENAEGGNGDGGSDNGESTEEKGSISIGMNNWAENVAVSNMWKIVLEEKGYDVELKQVEKGFLYEALSSGDLDIGMEIWLPNTDKAFYDKYEEDIDWRETWYEGTELGLVVPTYMEDINTIEDLKTTDALDEKQIVGIDAGASLMSLTEDAINEYDLDYSLAASSGPTMTTELKGAIEDEEPIVVTLWKPHWVFAEMDLKFLEDTKGVYGESENISYAARKGLEEDNPTVVKWFDNFKMDDQQLGSLMAALNEADTPEEGAQNWIDEHQDVIDEWTAE; translated from the coding sequence ATGAGTAATTTACGTAAATGGCTACCTGCATTATTCTTAGGTATCGTGCTTGTACTTGCCGCTTGTGGTGGAGGAGACGACTCCGAGAACGCTGAAGGTGGAAATGGTGATGGTGGATCAGATAACGGTGAATCTACTGAAGAAAAAGGTTCTATCAGTATTGGTATGAACAACTGGGCTGAAAACGTAGCCGTATCAAATATGTGGAAAATTGTTTTAGAAGAAAAAGGGTATGACGTGGAGCTTAAACAAGTAGAAAAAGGATTCCTATATGAAGCCCTTTCTTCTGGAGATCTAGACATTGGGATGGAAATCTGGCTCCCAAATACAGACAAAGCTTTCTATGATAAGTATGAAGAAGATATTGACTGGCGCGAAACATGGTATGAAGGTACAGAATTAGGCCTTGTAGTACCAACATACATGGAAGACATTAATACGATAGAAGATTTAAAAACGACAGATGCATTAGATGAGAAACAAATTGTGGGAATTGACGCCGGTGCAAGTCTGATGTCCTTAACGGAAGATGCCATTAATGAATACGACTTGGACTATTCACTGGCCGCTTCATCTGGCCCAACAATGACAACAGAACTTAAAGGTGCCATTGAAGATGAAGAACCAATTGTGGTAACACTTTGGAAACCTCACTGGGTATTTGCAGAAATGGATCTTAAGTTCCTTGAAGATACAAAAGGTGTATATGGTGAATCAGAAAATATTTCATATGCTGCCCGTAAAGGTTTGGAAGAAGACAACCCTACAGTTGTAAAATGGTTTGACAACTTTAAGATGGATGACCAGCAGCTGGGTAGTCTGATGGCTGCTTTAAACGAAGCAGACACACCTGAAGAGGGTGCCCAAAACTGGATCGATGAACACCAGGATGTCATTGATGAATGGACAGCTGAATAA
- a CDS encoding YfhD family protein, which yields MGRDEHNSGKGKRKQRLPQTPTDQKHPGIDVEFSEEIADREDMEALERSKAADRRAHKKSNN from the coding sequence ATGGGAAGAGATGAACACAACAGTGGAAAAGGGAAGAGAAAACAACGACTTCCTCAAACACCTACAGATCAGAAGCACCCGGGTATTGACGTTGAATTTTCTGAAGAGATTGCCGATCGCGAAGATATGGAAGCTCTAGAAAGAAGTAAAGCAGCTGACCGTCGCGCTCACAAAAAATCAAATAATTAA
- a CDS encoding MFS transporter, with product MNKKVYMLAIVAFVVGTVELIIGGTLDLVAADLRISLGQAGLLITIFSLVFALASPILLTATAKIERKKLMLWTLFIFFTGNMIAFWSPSYGILMAARVLTAASGSLLVVLGVTIASAISEHQYRGRAIGIIFMGISGSLVLGVPIGLTIGNAFGWRVPFLLISILTLVSMIAVAFSLERIKPKPVISIKEQIHSLKDKKIFSAQMTSFLFLTGHLTLYAYLTPFLKTTLGLDPAWVSIAYFIFGVAAVSGGGIGGMAADKWGSEKSIIGIIVLFAIAIFIIPYVTFSLPLFLIVMVFWSSLSWAITPAQQSYLVVTAPETSDIQQSLNNSALHLGIALGSTIGGIVIEQSSVIHNATVGGLFILLALASSCFSITRGISKTQTIQQH from the coding sequence ATGAATAAAAAAGTTTATATGCTGGCTATCGTTGCTTTTGTAGTCGGTACGGTTGAATTGATTATAGGCGGCACCTTGGACCTGGTTGCTGCTGATTTACGTATTTCTTTGGGACAGGCCGGATTACTAATTACAATCTTTTCGCTAGTTTTTGCCTTGGCTTCCCCCATACTCTTAACAGCGACAGCCAAAATAGAAAGAAAAAAGTTAATGTTATGGACATTATTCATCTTTTTTACAGGAAATATGATAGCTTTTTGGAGTCCTTCTTACGGTATTCTTATGGCGGCAAGAGTGCTGACAGCAGCAAGCGGTTCCTTGTTAGTAGTTCTGGGAGTCACGATTGCGTCTGCTATTAGTGAGCATCAATACCGGGGACGTGCTATCGGTATTATTTTTATGGGAATTAGCGGATCACTGGTTTTGGGCGTGCCAATAGGTCTAACCATTGGTAATGCGTTTGGATGGCGAGTTCCTTTCTTACTTATTTCGATCCTTACATTAGTCTCTATGATTGCTGTGGCATTTTCTTTGGAACGAATTAAGCCTAAGCCCGTGATTTCAATTAAGGAACAGATCCACTCTTTGAAAGATAAGAAAATTTTTTCTGCCCAGATGACCTCCTTCTTGTTTTTAACAGGTCATCTGACCTTATATGCGTATCTGACACCTTTTTTAAAAACGACTTTAGGGCTGGATCCAGCGTGGGTAAGTATTGCTTACTTTATTTTTGGTGTGGCAGCAGTGTCCGGTGGCGGTATAGGCGGTATGGCCGCAGACAAATGGGGATCGGAAAAGAGCATTATAGGTATTATTGTTTTATTTGCTATAGCAATCTTTATCATTCCTTATGTTACTTTTTCATTACCTTTATTCTTGATTGTCATGGTCTTCTGGAGTTCCCTAAGCTGGGCAATCACACCGGCCCAGCAAAGCTACCTAGTAGTCACTGCTCCTGAAACCTCTGATATCCAGCAAAGTTTGAACAACTCTGCTCTTCATTTAGGAATTGCTTTAGGTTCAACTATAGGCGGTATCGTAATTGAGCAGAGTTCAGTTATTCATAACGCTACAGTTGGTGGACTGTTTATTCTTCTTGCTCTAGCTTCAAGCTGTTTCTCAATTACTAGAGGCATTTCGAAAACACAGACTATCCAGCAGCATTAA
- a CDS encoding TrmB family transcriptional regulator has product MLQKFGFTQYESQVFEVLSASHQPMDASTIVRFSQVPKSKVYEVLNRMVEKGLILSSSTDRKKLYNAVPLETIIENLTTEFEANVEDLRNKEYTHTPIDDRVWTVKNSRTISSLTKELTENANSSIYISGWNEHLKALTPLLEQKKNEGVTVEMLSVGELESSIPQTHVLIPNEGHEALERYQLLIVDEKEILFAGIEQGEWQGIQTLSRSLVKFFTEFFYHDVALTEITKKYENTLMEDESIKKILMKLRY; this is encoded by the coding sequence ATGTTACAAAAATTCGGTTTTACTCAATACGAAAGCCAAGTTTTTGAAGTATTATCCGCAAGTCATCAGCCCATGGACGCAAGCACGATTGTTAGATTTTCTCAAGTTCCCAAGTCAAAAGTTTATGAAGTGCTAAATCGAATGGTTGAAAAAGGACTCATTCTAAGTTCTTCCACGGATCGAAAAAAACTTTATAATGCTGTTCCGCTTGAAACAATTATTGAAAACCTGACAACTGAATTTGAAGCTAATGTGGAAGATCTTAGAAATAAGGAATACACCCACACTCCGATAGACGATCGTGTATGGACAGTCAAAAACAGCAGAACAATCTCGTCTCTAACAAAAGAATTAACGGAGAATGCGAACTCCAGCATTTACATATCAGGTTGGAATGAGCATTTAAAGGCTCTCACTCCACTGCTTGAACAGAAAAAAAATGAGGGTGTTACAGTAGAAATGCTGTCTGTAGGTGAACTGGAGAGTTCCATTCCACAAACTCATGTGTTAATACCGAATGAAGGACATGAAGCTCTTGAGAGATATCAATTATTGATAGTTGATGAGAAGGAGATATTGTTCGCAGGGATTGAGCAGGGGGAGTGGCAGGGGATCCAAACACTATCCAGATCTCTTGTTAAATTTTTCACTGAATTCTTTTACCACGACGTAGCCCTTACCGAAATTACAAAAAAATATGAAAACACTCTTATGGAGGATGAAAGTATCAAAAAAATCCTTATGAAACTGAGGTATTAA
- a CDS encoding alpha/beta fold hydrolase yields the protein MLEYKVFSEEHTKPYVLLLHGIGGSANIFFPQIKEYKKHFNVIAIHLRGHKGSPSVYSNSSAFSFKEAANDVIEVMDQLRIKKAHFVGVSLGTVIIHQLLSMAPNRVETAVMGGAITKMNLISRLLLSFGKLAKNVMPYLWLYSLFARVLMPRKNHKESRNAFIKEASQMKRAEFLGWYDIAPTVDTTFMDVEKTAGSIPKLYLMGSGDRMFKKDTWKNVKNMPNTTCLFIPNSGHVVNLDTPEIFNNCSISYMKTKGNIHGSLLEEKT from the coding sequence TTGTTAGAATATAAAGTATTTAGTGAAGAACATACAAAACCATATGTACTTCTACTTCATGGAATAGGTGGAAGTGCCAATATCTTTTTCCCTCAAATTAAAGAATATAAAAAACATTTTAATGTCATCGCTATACATCTGCGAGGACACAAGGGGTCACCAAGTGTTTATTCAAACTCAAGCGCATTTTCTTTTAAAGAAGCGGCGAACGACGTTATTGAGGTTATGGATCAATTACGAATTAAGAAAGCGCATTTCGTTGGGGTGTCTCTTGGAACGGTTATCATTCACCAGTTGTTATCCATGGCCCCTAACCGCGTAGAAACTGCCGTAATGGGGGGAGCCATAACAAAAATGAACCTTATATCCAGGCTCCTTCTCTCTTTCGGAAAGCTAGCCAAGAATGTGATGCCATATTTATGGCTGTATTCTTTATTTGCACGAGTGCTGATGCCTAGAAAAAACCACAAAGAATCAAGGAATGCTTTCATAAAAGAAGCTTCCCAAATGAAACGAGCAGAGTTTTTAGGTTGGTATGATATAGCTCCTACGGTAGACACTACCTTTATGGATGTAGAAAAAACTGCTGGATCCATTCCTAAACTTTACCTCATGGGCAGCGGAGACCGTATGTTTAAAAAAGATACATGGAAAAATGTAAAGAATATGCCTAATACAACATGCCTTTTCATTCCTAATTCCGGACATGTCGTAAACTTGGACACCCCAGAGATTTTCAATAACTGTTCAATCTCCTATATGAAAACTAAAGGAAACATTCATGGCTCCCTATTAGAAGAAAAGACTTGA
- a CDS encoding RIO1 family regulatory kinase/ATPase domain-containing protein → MKKIEDLVEEIVFKDNRIVSFPVELECVGQGRSAAVFKMKNINQVIKVFYPSHQHLAFREAEVYNRLSNRVFFPHLKEVGDGYLIMEYVEGITFYDCLRTGKRITPEMVRKVDEVLTYVRSRGLTPSDIHLRNIMLTRNNEVVLIDVVRFTQPNECQYWPDLKKAYYKFYLRKFFPKRFPKLLIELIILLYRKRLLSI, encoded by the coding sequence ATGAAAAAGATAGAAGATCTGGTCGAGGAAATTGTTTTTAAAGATAACCGTATTGTAAGTTTTCCGGTTGAACTAGAGTGTGTAGGTCAGGGGCGCAGTGCGGCCGTTTTTAAAATGAAGAACATCAATCAGGTGATCAAAGTCTTTTATCCTTCTCATCAGCATTTAGCATTCAGAGAAGCAGAGGTCTATAATCGTTTATCCAACCGAGTATTTTTTCCACATTTAAAAGAAGTTGGAGATGGCTATTTAATTATGGAGTATGTGGAAGGTATAACTTTTTATGACTGTCTTAGAACTGGAAAACGAATTACTCCAGAGATGGTACGTAAAGTTGATGAAGTATTAACATATGTGAGGAGTCGGGGCTTAACACCGAGTGATATACATCTGAGAAATATTATGCTAACTAGAAATAACGAAGTAGTACTAATTGATGTGGTAAGGTTCACTCAACCTAATGAATGTCAGTACTGGCCTGATTTGAAGAAAGCGTACTATAAGTTTTACTTGAGAAAGTTTTTCCCTAAGCGATTTCCTAAATTATTAATAGAATTAATAATACTGCTGTATCGGAAACGTTTGTTATCTATTTAA
- a CDS encoding alpha/beta-type small acid-soluble spore protein, which translates to MARKNKILVPEAQKGLDDLKQRLVKSQTPENAKFEVAEEKGIPLNRYDNGNLSARDAGGIGGPIGGQMVKELVRQAQKELMEKNK; encoded by the coding sequence ATGGCAAGAAAAAATAAGATATTAGTTCCAGAGGCACAAAAAGGCCTCGATGATTTGAAACAAAGACTGGTGAAAAGCCAGACTCCTGAAAATGCAAAGTTTGAAGTCGCAGAAGAAAAAGGCATACCATTAAACCGATATGATAACGGAAACTTAAGTGCACGGGACGCTGGCGGGATCGGCGGACCAATCGGGGGACAAATGGTAAAAGAATTAGTTAGACAAGCCCAGAAGGAACTTATGGAAAAAAATAAATAA
- a CDS encoding YozQ family protein, whose translation MSKKQKIEEIAERSYEPADYEKNDETSQGLSVTHEQVSDTMTEGTIDGNIDQLDQHGNVISHEGKPLSRERFPKYKK comes from the coding sequence TTGAGTAAAAAACAAAAAATAGAAGAAATAGCTGAACGCAGTTATGAGCCGGCTGATTACGAAAAAAATGATGAGACATCGCAGGGGCTTTCAGTCACTCACGAACAAGTTTCAGACACGATGACAGAAGGAACGATCGACGGTAACATCGATCAATTAGACCAGCATGGAAATGTAATAAGTCATGAAGGCAAACCTCTTTCACGAGAGCGTTTTCCTAAGTATAAGAAATAA